The Rhea pennata isolate bPtePen1 chromosome 7, bPtePen1.pri, whole genome shotgun sequence genome contains a region encoding:
- the ZFAND4 gene encoding AN1-type zinc finger protein 4 isoform X4 gives MRGGPINTRRVPVEDSIREMAEYMDPSRDEIWEKGPTNKQVTFLVYREGDQLNFFRVVDRGDGTLTPLSESLSGGSVYNLYADDEDETEASPSGQQIIENSITMNKMKLLKAKMENMNLSKKPKKTVKVKPRPPVAPRPSSSSVAAAARHRFLRVLPHIGQSCLPPPGNSYTSESSQNALSALATLATAGRTIPSTTNDFLKEDDTWQSTSWSQSVSSIRLPPKISRVELENTKVPTNSILTPASSLPTNSEKSSENMTSTNEKDSILYTNLTNLEPYGTEEKLLPEADAFALLPEASTTEQYSEIYDIGKVNPELGLSDRDEESKAVEQHRKPISKVLSTAAMEAGFLSTHELSPQKNTLLSPLRYSAQLAHHSSLKPQTQPKCFEVGNMRSASPNVLRSLEVHSIADSSFSRTTRFRGMKVDSLGKRPDIISKVEARDITDVANKASTEPASSINNLGFLASLAQSASRENLQDSCGTGRFRTPGIALPANLQRFQEESFRKTNEAAEYILSAHGLGMNGSLAAIGKRVGEATHLPPVNGLIQAKKKITKHCFLCGKKTGLATSYECRCGNNFCATHRYAETHACTYDYKSAGRSLLRSSRGSAFCPSVPFRLVFICCVSILKMTYHVNHTFLK, from the exons TCCTGTGGAAGACTCTATTAGGGAAATGGCTGAATATATGGATCCCAGCAGAGATGAGATCTGGGAGAAGGGGCCAACTAACAAACAAGTTACCTTTTTAGTATATCGAGAAGGAGATCAGTTGAATTTCTTCCGTGTGGTAGACCGGGGAGATGGCACTTTAACACCATTGTCTGAGTCTTTGAG tggtggTTCAGTTTATAATTTATATGCTGATGATGAAGACGAAACAGAGGCATCACCTTCTGGCCAACAGATTATTGAGAATTCAATTACTATGAATAAAATGAAGCTGCTCAAAGCAAAGATGGAGAATATGAATCTGAGTAAAAAG cctaAGAAAACTGTCAAGGTGAAACCTCGTCCTCCAGTGGCTCCTCGACCATCTAGTAGCTCggtagctgctgctgctcgtcaCAGGTTTTTAAGAGTGCTCCCCCATATTGGACAGTCCTGCCTACCTCCTCCTGGGAATTCATATACTTCGGAGTCTTCCCAAAATGCACTTTCAGCTTTGGCTACTTTGGCCACTGCTGGTAGAACAATACCATCCACAACTAATGACTTTCTTAAGGAAGATGATACCTGGCAGAGCACCTCTTGGTCTCAGTCAGTTAGTAGCATTAGGTTACCACCAAAAATATCTCGTGTCGAActagaaaatacaaaagtaCCAACAAATAGTATTCTGACTCCTGCTTCATCTCTGCctacaaattcagaaaaatcgTCTGAAAATATGACCTCTACAAATGAGAAGGATTCTATTCTGTACACAAATCTAACAAATTTAGAACCAtatggaacagaagaaaagcttctaCCTGAAGCtgatgcttttgctttgttacCAGAAGCCAGCACCACTGAACAGTATAGTGAGATATATGACATAGGGAAGGTGAACCCAGAACTTGGACTATCTGACAGGGATGAAGAGTCTAAAGCTGTAGAGCAACATAGAAAACCTATTAGTAAAGTGCTGAGCACTGCAGCAATGGAGGCTGGGTTTCTCAGTACTCATGAATTAAGTCCTCAGAAGAATACCCTTTTATCACCTCTTCGGTATTCAGCACAGCTGGCACATCACAGTTCTCTGAAACCACAAACACAACCCAAATGCTTTGAGGTTGGTAACATGAGATCTGCTTCTCCAAATGTGCTCCGATCTTTGGAGGTCCATAGTATAGCAGATTCCTCTTTTTCTAGGACTACTAGATTTCGTGGCATGAAAGTAGATTCACTTGGGAAAAGACCTGATATAATTTCTAAAGTGGAGGCTAGGGACATTACAGATGTGGCTAACAAAGCATCCACAGAACCTGCAAGTTCTATAAATAACTTAGGATTTCTAGCTTCACTGGCCCAAAGTGCAAGCAGGGAAAACTTACAGGATTCATGTGGGACAGGCAGGTTTCGGACTCCTGGTattgcactgcctgcaaacCTTCAGCGTTTTCAGGAAGAAAGctttaggaaaacaaatgaagctGCTGAATACATTCTA tctgcACATGGACTTGGAATGAATGGAAGTCTTGCAGCTATAGGGAAAAGAGTAG GTGAAGCAACCCATCTGCCACCTGTGAATGGCTTAAttcaagcaaaaaagaaaattacaaagcATTGCTTTCTTTGTGGCAAGAAAACTGGATTGGCAACCAGCTATGAGTGCAG ATGCGGAAACAACTTCTGTGCAACTCACCGCTATGCAGAGACTCACGCCTGCACCTACGACTATAAGAGTGCAGGGCGAAG CCTGTTGAGATCTTCAAGGGGTAGTGCGTTCTGTCCCTCTGTTCCGTTCAGATTGGTGTTCATATGCTGTGTATCCATTCTGAAAATGACATATCATGTTAATCacactttcttaaaataa
- the ZFAND4 gene encoding AN1-type zinc finger protein 4 isoform X3, translating to MELKDDYCLNDYNISEGCTLKLVLAMRGGPINTRRVPVEDSIREMAEYMDPSRDEIWEKGPTNKQVTFLVYREGDQLNFFRVVDRGDGTLTPLSESLSGGSVYNLYADDEDETEASPSGQQIIENSITMNKMKLLKAKMENMNLSKKPKKTVKVKPRPPVAPRPSSSSVAAAARHRFLRVLPHIGQSCLPPPGNSYTSESSQNALSALATLATAGRTIPSTTNDFLKEDDTWQSTSWSQSVSSIRLPPKISRVELENTKVPTNSILTPASSLPTNSEKSSENMTSTNEKDSILYTNLTNLEPYGTEEKLLPEADAFALLPEASTTEQYSEIYDIGKVNPELGLSDRDEESKAVEQHRKPISKVLSTAAMEAGFLSTHELSPQKNTLLSPLRYSAQLAHHSSLKPQTQPKCFEVGNMRSASPNVLRSLEVHSIADSSFSRTTRFRGMKVDSLGKRPDIISKVEARDITDVANKASTEPASSINNLGFLASLAQSASRENLQDSCGTGRFRTPGIALPANLQRFQEESFRKTNEAAEYILSAHGLGMNGSLAAIGKRVGEATHLPPVNGLIQAKKKITKHCFLCGKKTGLATSYECRCGNNFCATHRYAETHACTYDYKSAGRSLLRSSRGSAFCPSVPFRLVFICCVSILKMTYHVNHTFLK from the exons TCCTGTGGAAGACTCTATTAGGGAAATGGCTGAATATATGGATCCCAGCAGAGATGAGATCTGGGAGAAGGGGCCAACTAACAAACAAGTTACCTTTTTAGTATATCGAGAAGGAGATCAGTTGAATTTCTTCCGTGTGGTAGACCGGGGAGATGGCACTTTAACACCATTGTCTGAGTCTTTGAG tggtggTTCAGTTTATAATTTATATGCTGATGATGAAGACGAAACAGAGGCATCACCTTCTGGCCAACAGATTATTGAGAATTCAATTACTATGAATAAAATGAAGCTGCTCAAAGCAAAGATGGAGAATATGAATCTGAGTAAAAAG cctaAGAAAACTGTCAAGGTGAAACCTCGTCCTCCAGTGGCTCCTCGACCATCTAGTAGCTCggtagctgctgctgctcgtcaCAGGTTTTTAAGAGTGCTCCCCCATATTGGACAGTCCTGCCTACCTCCTCCTGGGAATTCATATACTTCGGAGTCTTCCCAAAATGCACTTTCAGCTTTGGCTACTTTGGCCACTGCTGGTAGAACAATACCATCCACAACTAATGACTTTCTTAAGGAAGATGATACCTGGCAGAGCACCTCTTGGTCTCAGTCAGTTAGTAGCATTAGGTTACCACCAAAAATATCTCGTGTCGAActagaaaatacaaaagtaCCAACAAATAGTATTCTGACTCCTGCTTCATCTCTGCctacaaattcagaaaaatcgTCTGAAAATATGACCTCTACAAATGAGAAGGATTCTATTCTGTACACAAATCTAACAAATTTAGAACCAtatggaacagaagaaaagcttctaCCTGAAGCtgatgcttttgctttgttacCAGAAGCCAGCACCACTGAACAGTATAGTGAGATATATGACATAGGGAAGGTGAACCCAGAACTTGGACTATCTGACAGGGATGAAGAGTCTAAAGCTGTAGAGCAACATAGAAAACCTATTAGTAAAGTGCTGAGCACTGCAGCAATGGAGGCTGGGTTTCTCAGTACTCATGAATTAAGTCCTCAGAAGAATACCCTTTTATCACCTCTTCGGTATTCAGCACAGCTGGCACATCACAGTTCTCTGAAACCACAAACACAACCCAAATGCTTTGAGGTTGGTAACATGAGATCTGCTTCTCCAAATGTGCTCCGATCTTTGGAGGTCCATAGTATAGCAGATTCCTCTTTTTCTAGGACTACTAGATTTCGTGGCATGAAAGTAGATTCACTTGGGAAAAGACCTGATATAATTTCTAAAGTGGAGGCTAGGGACATTACAGATGTGGCTAACAAAGCATCCACAGAACCTGCAAGTTCTATAAATAACTTAGGATTTCTAGCTTCACTGGCCCAAAGTGCAAGCAGGGAAAACTTACAGGATTCATGTGGGACAGGCAGGTTTCGGACTCCTGGTattgcactgcctgcaaacCTTCAGCGTTTTCAGGAAGAAAGctttaggaaaacaaatgaagctGCTGAATACATTCTA tctgcACATGGACTTGGAATGAATGGAAGTCTTGCAGCTATAGGGAAAAGAGTAG GTGAAGCAACCCATCTGCCACCTGTGAATGGCTTAAttcaagcaaaaaagaaaattacaaagcATTGCTTTCTTTGTGGCAAGAAAACTGGATTGGCAACCAGCTATGAGTGCAG ATGCGGAAACAACTTCTGTGCAACTCACCGCTATGCAGAGACTCACGCCTGCACCTACGACTATAAGAGTGCAGGGCGAAG CCTGTTGAGATCTTCAAGGGGTAGTGCGTTCTGTCCCTCTGTTCCGTTCAGATTGGTGTTCATATGCTGTGTATCCATTCTGAAAATGACATATCATGTTAATCacactttcttaaaataa